One window of the Zea mays cultivar B73 chromosome 3, Zm-B73-REFERENCE-NAM-5.0, whole genome shotgun sequence genome contains the following:
- the LOC100274968 gene encoding uncharacterized protein LOC100274968 — MGNLVSQCVGNGAGARPLVIGATDGSRTMVEENTAVAELMIDAPGHVVARATDVARERRLRAMAADEVLRAGVVYLLVPAGRAGARLGGREVEAIGRLVSGKKGSRKSRPGGGRRVFPDVSAEEDAAERKEVVCAVKRAHDHGFGPRQWRPALDTIYEA, encoded by the coding sequence ATGGGCAACCTTGTCTCGCAGTGCGTCGGGAACGGTGCCGGCGCGCGGCCTCTGGTCATCGGGGCGACGGACGGCAGCCGAACGATGGTCGAGGAGAACACCGCGGTCGCGGAGCTGATGATCGACGCGCCGGGGCACGTGGTTGCTCGCGCCACGGACGTGGCGAGGGAGCGACGGTTGCGGGCGATGGCGGCCGACGAGGTCCTGCGCGCTGGCGTGGTGTACCTCCTCGTGCCGGCAGGCCGGGCCGGTGCGCGGCTAGGCGGCCGTGAGGTCGAGGCCATCGGGAGGCTGGTCTCTGGGAAGAAGGGTTCGAGGAAGAGCAGGCCCGGCGGCGGCAGGAGGGTCTTTCCGGACGTCAGCGCCGAAGAGGACGCGGCTGAAAGAAAGGAGGTTGTGTGTGCTGTTAAACGGGCCCATGATCATGGATTTGGGCCCAGGCAATGGAGGCCCGCCCTGGATACCATCTATGAGGCCTAG